A window of the Bdellovibrio sp. ZAP7 genome harbors these coding sequences:
- a CDS encoding HD domain-containing protein — protein sequence MEIRDPIHGSIYYAEPEVAILDTAEYQRLRAIKQLGFSEMSFPGATHNRYLHSVGVAHLVGRVFDSIFRIYPFSKPSVKTRFRQTVRLAALLHDVGHGPLSHTTETVMPQLSELKIKLYDEEMKYGDAAHTVMYKNRRANHEDYTIRYVTDSNISKTIENNFSDIAPIYIACLIDKALHCPDDFFIDNGVDFRPILSQLVSSEIDADRMDYLERDSYFCGTNYGKIDSHWLIQNMTFHRMEDKLYLALNRRALYSFDDFLISRHHMHLMVYGHHKSIIYEEMLNRYLTSPDCTFQLPGNIDEYTLYNDYRLHEHLRSANNPWAQRIAQRRPFKVLLEQHNTTESDRPELVKKALEKEGLEVIWASSHARLSKYHSASPEERASQIFVVDQLDPWSHPTPINQSTEIFRRYEGTRIIDRLYVAPEEFERADKILRTIKI from the coding sequence GTGGAAATCAGAGATCCCATTCACGGTTCGATCTATTATGCAGAGCCTGAAGTAGCTATCTTAGACACCGCTGAATACCAACGTCTTCGCGCCATCAAACAACTTGGTTTCTCTGAGATGAGTTTCCCTGGTGCCACTCACAATCGTTACTTGCACTCGGTCGGCGTTGCTCATTTGGTGGGAAGAGTTTTTGATTCTATCTTCCGCATTTATCCTTTCTCGAAACCTTCAGTGAAAACTCGCTTCCGTCAGACAGTTCGTTTGGCAGCGTTGCTTCATGACGTGGGTCACGGTCCCCTGTCGCATACAACTGAAACAGTGATGCCACAGTTGTCTGAGCTTAAAATCAAACTTTATGATGAAGAAATGAAATATGGAGATGCGGCTCATACGGTGATGTACAAAAATCGCCGTGCGAATCACGAGGACTACACGATTCGTTATGTGACGGATTCAAATATTTCGAAAACGATTGAAAATAACTTTTCTGACATCGCTCCTATTTATATCGCCTGTTTGATTGATAAGGCTTTGCACTGCCCTGATGATTTCTTTATCGATAACGGTGTGGACTTCCGCCCTATTCTTTCGCAATTGGTTTCTTCTGAGATCGATGCGGATCGTATGGATTACCTTGAGCGCGATTCATACTTCTGTGGAACTAACTACGGAAAAATCGACTCTCACTGGCTGATTCAAAATATGACCTTCCACCGCATGGAAGATAAATTGTATTTGGCCTTGAATCGCAGAGCTCTTTATTCGTTCGACGATTTCTTGATTTCTCGTCACCATATGCATTTGATGGTTTACGGACATCACAAATCGATCATTTACGAAGAGATGTTGAATCGCTACCTGACTTCTCCAGATTGCACATTCCAACTTCCAGGTAATATCGACGAATACACTTTGTACAATGACTATCGCCTGCACGAACATTTGCGTTCCGCAAACAATCCGTGGGCCCAAAGAATTGCCCAACGTCGTCCATTCAAAGTTTTGCTAGAGCAGCACAATACGACTGAATCCGATCGTCCTGAACTGGTGAAAAAAGCTTTGGAAAAAGAAGGCTTGGAAGTGATCTGGGCGTCGTCACACGCGCGCCTGTCAAAATATCACTCGGCTTCTCCAGAAGAGCGGGCTTCACAAATCTTCGTCGTCGACCAATTGGATCCTTGGAGCCATCCAACGCCAATCAATCAATCGACGGAAATTTTCCGCCGCTATGAAGGCACTCGTATCATCGACCGCCTGTACGTAGCTCCTGAAGAGTTCGAACGCGCCGATAAAATCCTACGCACAATTAAGATCTAA
- a CDS encoding flagellin: MGLRINTNTASLNAQRVLWGTKIGLDKSMEKLASGFRINRAGDDAAGLAISENLKAQVRGLKQASRNAQDGISLVQVAEGSMNEISGILIRLRELSVQAASDTVGPTERQFLNVEYDQLVSEIDRIAEGTEFNGTQLLAGVGSILDFQVGTRNNPEIDRISFDASKADANSAALGVNLTSVADKASAQNALAAIDTAIVSVSAMRADFGAIQNRLQSTVSNIQVSVENMSAANSRIRDVDVAEETSEMTRNNILLQAGTSVLAQANQQANVALGLLNKSFQG; this comes from the coding sequence ATGGGTTTACGTATTAACACGAATACAGCTTCGTTGAATGCACAGAGAGTTCTGTGGGGCACGAAGATCGGTCTTGATAAGAGTATGGAAAAGCTCGCATCAGGATTCCGAATCAATAGAGCAGGCGACGATGCCGCCGGTCTAGCGATCTCTGAGAATTTAAAAGCTCAGGTTCGCGGTCTTAAACAAGCATCAAGAAATGCTCAAGACGGTATCTCCCTAGTCCAAGTGGCTGAGGGTTCGATGAATGAGATCTCTGGGATCTTGATTCGTCTAAGAGAGTTGTCTGTACAAGCAGCTTCTGACACGGTCGGACCGACTGAGCGTCAGTTCCTGAACGTGGAGTATGATCAATTGGTATCTGAGATCGATCGTATCGCAGAAGGTACAGAGTTCAACGGAACTCAACTTTTGGCGGGTGTCGGTTCTATCTTGGACTTCCAAGTAGGTACTAGAAATAATCCTGAAATCGACCGTATCTCTTTCGATGCTTCTAAAGCTGACGCAAACTCTGCGGCACTTGGTGTAAACTTGACGTCTGTAGCTGATAAAGCTTCTGCGCAAAATGCACTAGCAGCGATCGATACAGCAATCGTAAGCGTTTCCGCGATGAGAGCTGACTTCGGTGCGATCCAAAATCGTCTTCAATCAACTGTTTCGAATATCCAAGTTTCAGTTGAGAATATGTCAGCCGCTAACTCTCGTATCAGAGATGTGGATGTAGCTGAAGAGACATCTGAAATGACTAGAAATAATATCTTGTTGCAAGCAGGTACTAGCGTACTAGCACAAGCGAACCAACAAGCTAACGTAGCACTTGGACTCTTGAACAAATCTTTCCAAGGTTAA
- a CDS encoding flagellin: MGLRIGTNVSALNAQKNLYMTRINADRSMARLASGQRINQAADDAAGLAISENLKGQIRGMRQANRNANDGISLVQVAEGSLNEVSNMLIRLRELGVQASSDTIGNTERKFLDVEYQQLKSEIQRVTESTKFNGYELLNGTGGMIDIQVGVNNDPFQDRISFNAGAANSSLDSLGLTAESVGTKEGAQTSLSLIDGALTSVNAIRANFGALQNRLVSTSNNLLIADENLSAANSRIRDTDVAAETSEMTRNNILLQAGVSVLGQANQSQQLALKLLG, translated from the coding sequence ATGGGATTAAGAATTGGTACAAACGTGTCAGCGTTGAATGCACAAAAAAACCTGTACATGACACGAATCAACGCAGATAGATCAATGGCAAGATTGGCCTCTGGACAAAGAATCAATCAAGCTGCTGACGATGCTGCGGGACTTGCGATCAGTGAGAATTTGAAGGGGCAAATTCGTGGTATGCGCCAAGCTAATAGAAATGCCAACGACGGTATCTCTTTAGTTCAGGTTGCAGAGGGTAGCTTGAATGAAGTTTCCAATATGCTTATCCGCTTGAGAGAGTTGGGTGTGCAGGCTTCGTCAGACACTATTGGTAATACAGAAAGAAAGTTCCTGGATGTCGAGTATCAACAATTGAAGTCTGAGATTCAGCGTGTAACTGAATCAACGAAATTCAACGGATACGAGCTTCTGAATGGAACAGGCGGAATGATTGATATTCAAGTTGGTGTTAACAATGATCCATTCCAGGATCGTATTAGCTTCAACGCCGGTGCAGCGAATTCATCGCTGGACTCCTTGGGATTGACTGCGGAATCAGTTGGTACCAAAGAAGGCGCTCAAACGAGCTTGAGCTTAATCGATGGCGCTTTGACTTCGGTAAATGCGATTCGTGCGAACTTTGGTGCGCTACAAAATCGTCTGGTTTCAACATCCAATAACTTGTTGATTGCAGATGAAAACTTGTCAGCCGCGAACTCTCGAATCAGAGATACTGACGTGGCGGCAGAGACTTCTGAGATGACAAGAAATAACATCTTGTTGCAAGCAGGTGTGTCTGTATTGGGCCAGGCTAATCAGTCCCAACAATTGGCACTGAAACTCTTGGGCTAA
- a CDS encoding LysR family transcriptional regulator, translating to MQQLYYEMSILAKAVNFKNLSAAALHVGLSQPQLSRIIAKIEDELKIVLLDRSAKRKSGWTAVAFQLSEIFEKSIRRLETELQGISNNQMVGELHIGTLEGLSDFAMNTCRQCFKEVGVSKITLDIFDLNELEANFLSGNLDLIFTSKSPGRQKFKYLTELGFQKLELIETNKNYAVLSTFEYGRANKKELERFPHIFVSNSLSVRRSWLSETGGTGHLPTEAKRGKAKDAEPVLMIGSELLNPVLWENITEAISE from the coding sequence ATGCAGCAGTTGTATTACGAAATGAGTATTTTAGCGAAAGCCGTGAACTTTAAAAATCTTTCAGCTGCCGCTCTTCATGTGGGACTTAGCCAACCGCAACTTTCCCGAATTATCGCCAAAATCGAGGACGAACTTAAAATCGTTCTTTTAGATCGCTCGGCAAAAAGAAAATCTGGTTGGACAGCAGTCGCATTTCAGCTTTCCGAAATTTTTGAAAAATCCATTCGCAGACTGGAAACGGAACTGCAAGGGATCAGCAACAACCAAATGGTCGGCGAACTTCACATTGGAACTTTGGAAGGTCTTTCAGACTTTGCAATGAACACTTGCCGCCAATGCTTTAAAGAAGTTGGCGTAAGCAAAATCACTTTGGATATTTTTGATTTAAACGAACTCGAAGCCAATTTTCTTTCCGGAAACTTGGATTTAATCTTCACTTCGAAATCTCCAGGGCGTCAAAAATTTAAATACCTGACCGAATTGGGATTTCAAAAGCTGGAGTTGATCGAAACCAACAAGAACTATGCCGTTTTGAGTACTTTCGAATACGGCCGCGCAAATAAAAAAGAACTGGAGCGTTTTCCACACATCTTTGTCTCGAATTCCTTGTCTGTGCGTCGTTCGTGGCTGAGCGAAACCGGCGGAACGGGTCATCTGCCCACAGAGGCCAAGCGTGGTAAAGCCAAAGATGCGGAACCGGTCTTGATGATCGGTTCGGAACTTTTAAATCCCGTCTTATGGGAAAATATCACTGAAGCTATCAGCGAATAA
- a CDS encoding AarF/ABC1/UbiB kinase family protein, translating to MSFEELGPTFVKLGQLLATRPDLVPEAYLNEFEKLHDRVQPLPFSIIEGVLKDEFGEMLYKTFTSIDPEPLGSASIAQVHKARLSTGEEVVIKVQRPGIIQTINDDLNVLYLLSDLLETYVPESRPFNPQAIVQEYFKTLELETDFIVEANNIRRFKENFKDDVTIKIPRVHLDLSTERVLIMEALPGVPLSAEPTMREGIDSHEVIKRALGAYLQMVFEDGLFHGDLHAGNFFILPDNHIGLIDFGVVGRLNKRTQATIANMLLALSTEDYERLAFEYVDLAPFSDQVNVDLFAKELRELIAPYYGLTLKNVNLGKLLLRSSGIAARHHIKVPTELMMFFKSIISIEGIGRKLHKDFDFLQYSLAFAGDLAKTQLGPARVMDEMSQIARESRSFLNALPRQLNFYFRKINSPDHSFRIKISELSDLKKSLEVSFNLLFLGVIIGSLILSSAYISVHPTENHIAGIPTMSFIGFGLAMGIGFIAFINYIKKS from the coding sequence ATGAGCTTCGAAGAATTAGGTCCCACGTTTGTAAAGTTGGGACAACTTTTAGCGACTCGTCCCGATTTGGTTCCTGAAGCTTATCTTAATGAATTCGAAAAACTCCATGACCGTGTTCAGCCTTTGCCCTTCTCGATTATTGAAGGTGTCTTAAAAGATGAATTCGGCGAGATGCTTTATAAGACTTTTACAAGTATCGATCCTGAACCGCTGGGTTCAGCCAGCATCGCTCAAGTCCATAAAGCTCGCTTGTCCACTGGCGAAGAAGTGGTTATCAAAGTTCAACGCCCTGGTATCATTCAAACGATCAATGATGATTTGAATGTACTGTATTTGCTTTCAGATCTTTTGGAAACCTACGTTCCAGAAAGTCGTCCCTTTAATCCTCAAGCGATTGTGCAGGAGTATTTTAAAACTCTGGAGCTTGAGACGGACTTTATCGTGGAAGCAAATAACATCCGCCGCTTTAAAGAAAATTTCAAAGACGATGTCACGATCAAAATTCCACGCGTTCATCTGGATCTTTCCACAGAGCGCGTTTTAATCATGGAAGCTCTTCCCGGGGTTCCCCTCAGTGCAGAGCCCACAATGCGTGAAGGCATTGACTCCCACGAGGTGATCAAACGCGCTTTGGGCGCTTATCTGCAAATGGTCTTTGAAGACGGTCTTTTCCACGGTGATTTGCATGCCGGGAATTTCTTTATCCTGCCAGACAATCACATCGGGTTGATCGACTTCGGCGTCGTGGGTCGTTTAAACAAACGCACTCAAGCCACCATCGCCAATATGCTATTGGCTCTTTCCACTGAAGATTACGAGCGCCTGGCGTTTGAGTACGTGGACCTGGCTCCTTTCTCGGATCAAGTGAATGTGGATCTGTTCGCCAAGGAATTGCGCGAATTAATCGCTCCTTACTATGGATTGACACTTAAAAACGTTAATTTGGGTAAACTGCTTTTAAGATCATCAGGAATTGCGGCGAGACATCACATCAAAGTTCCAACAGAACTTATGATGTTCTTTAAATCCATTATTTCAATTGAAGGCATTGGTCGAAAACTTCATAAGGATTTCGATTTCCTTCAATACTCCTTGGCTTTCGCTGGAGATTTGGCAAAAACGCAATTGGGACCCGCAAGAGTGATGGATGAGATGTCGCAAATTGCGCGCGAATCCCGTAGCTTCCTAAACGCCCTGCCTCGCCAGCTGAATTTCTATTTTAGAAAAATCAACAGCCCGGATCACTCCTTCCGCATCAAAATATCGGAACTGAGTGATTTAAAGAAGTCCCTCGAGGTTTCCTTTAATCTACTATTCTTAGGCGTGATCATTGGTTCTTTGATTTTAAGTTCCGCCTATATTTCCGTTCATCCGACGGAAAACCACATCGCAGGCATTCCAACCATGAGCTTTATTGGGTTTGGTCTGGCCATGGGGATCGGATTTATTGCTTTCATTAACTATATTAAAAAGTCATAG
- the rnr gene encoding ribonuclease R: protein MSTHKKSILTGTIKRHPDGFGFFIPEDKEHPDVYIPRNSMEGVMTNDKVTVEVYPEKNSDRFRGEIIRVVQRGTKTFVGRFYRLNDKIGILRDEGKGWGQDLKIKIEDSMQAKDKELVAAEVLTYPESGKSFTGKVTSVIGDALDPLTDIKRVILSSNIPQEFSADTLEEAKRFKEVPEEKDYKGRTDLRDLDLITIDGATAKDFDDAVYVEMNGEGFLLYVAIADVSHYVQTGSAIDRDAYERGTSVYFPNFVVPMLPEVLSNGLCSLNPHVPRLCMVAEMQFDFNGEMTKSEFYEAVMESKARVTYGQAQEVIDGNGDEKFNHVKDNILRLADLAKILMAKRFKEGSLDLEIPETELVIDGAGVPIDIQRSERLFAHRLIEEMMLAANVGVAKFLHGKNVPALYRIHEPPNEMAIRTLEKYMATFGGKTKLGQGKLQKRLTKALEEFENRPEAQILNILTLRSMSQAKYSPNNVGHFGLGFEFYAHFTSPIRRYPDLIIHRLLKTQVVKSNQYRLMSEDDLASAGTILSAAEQRSTKAERQVQSIKKARFMEKFLGQEFDGMISSVAKFGIFVLLREYDIDGLVRLDDLGNDKWEFDEENLRLIAKRSGMSYNIGDNIRIQVSAADPELGQINFVKAGMEIKDEMDEEFDDETGEGKSPAAKSAEKYLNRLRKKEKQNNEWSGEDRRRGDDRRQTDRRGPKDEKSFSVREDRKGHKDQKNRRDQERGGGPKKTQNENRNPNQKSRYFGDKREEQGGREEKQQKAFQFRPAGEDQQKKGPDESLLRMILGPAELRKANREDSQDKPKLSKKLLFAEQSKLRDNDENSEKNSDSLKDRKPNRKDSKKRGETSNDSRGVRKARVSQGRGKGKTR, encoded by the coding sequence TTGAGCACTCATAAAAAGTCCATCCTTACCGGCACAATCAAAAGACATCCAGATGGCTTCGGTTTCTTTATCCCAGAAGATAAGGAACACCCTGACGTTTATATTCCCCGCAATTCTATGGAAGGCGTGATGACCAACGATAAGGTCACCGTCGAAGTCTATCCTGAAAAAAACAGTGATCGTTTCCGTGGCGAGATCATTCGTGTCGTACAAAGAGGAACAAAAACTTTTGTCGGTCGATTTTATCGCTTAAACGATAAAATCGGAATCTTGCGTGATGAAGGCAAGGGCTGGGGGCAGGATCTTAAGATCAAAATAGAAGACTCCATGCAGGCTAAAGATAAGGAATTGGTTGCGGCCGAAGTTCTGACTTACCCTGAAAGTGGTAAATCCTTTACCGGTAAAGTGACCTCTGTCATCGGAGATGCTTTAGATCCTTTGACTGATATTAAGCGCGTAATTTTGTCCTCTAACATTCCTCAGGAATTTTCAGCAGATACTTTAGAAGAAGCAAAACGCTTTAAGGAAGTTCCCGAAGAAAAAGATTATAAAGGCCGTACAGATTTGCGCGATCTTGATTTAATCACGATTGACGGCGCGACAGCGAAAGATTTCGATGACGCTGTCTATGTGGAAATGAATGGCGAAGGCTTTCTTCTTTATGTAGCCATTGCCGATGTCAGCCATTATGTGCAAACGGGTTCTGCAATTGACCGTGATGCTTACGAACGCGGTACTTCCGTTTACTTCCCGAACTTTGTGGTGCCGATGCTCCCAGAAGTTCTAAGTAACGGACTTTGCTCCCTGAATCCGCACGTTCCCCGCCTCTGTATGGTCGCAGAAATGCAGTTCGACTTTAATGGTGAAATGACCAAGTCCGAATTCTATGAAGCGGTTATGGAAAGCAAGGCCCGCGTTACCTATGGTCAAGCGCAAGAAGTTATCGATGGCAATGGCGATGAAAAATTCAACCATGTGAAGGACAATATTCTTCGCCTGGCCGACCTTGCCAAGATTCTGATGGCGAAAAGATTCAAAGAAGGCTCTTTAGATCTTGAAATTCCTGAAACTGAATTGGTTATCGATGGTGCCGGTGTGCCAATCGATATTCAACGTTCTGAACGCCTTTTCGCCCATCGCCTGATTGAAGAGATGATGCTTGCTGCAAACGTAGGTGTCGCAAAATTCCTTCATGGAAAAAATGTTCCAGCTCTTTACCGTATCCATGAACCACCAAATGAAATGGCTATTCGCACTCTTGAAAAGTACATGGCAACTTTCGGTGGTAAAACGAAGTTGGGTCAGGGCAAATTGCAAAAACGCCTGACGAAAGCTTTGGAAGAGTTTGAAAACCGCCCCGAAGCCCAAATTCTAAATATCCTGACATTAAGATCGATGAGCCAAGCCAAATACAGCCCGAACAATGTGGGCCACTTTGGTTTGGGCTTTGAATTCTATGCTCACTTTACCTCTCCGATCCGTCGTTACCCGGACTTGATCATCCACCGGTTGCTTAAAACTCAAGTGGTGAAAAGCAATCAATACCGTTTGATGAGCGAAGATGATTTAGCTTCAGCAGGAACGATTTTGTCGGCGGCCGAGCAAAGATCCACAAAAGCAGAACGTCAGGTTCAATCGATCAAAAAAGCCCGTTTCATGGAGAAATTCCTGGGCCAAGAGTTTGATGGCATGATCAGTTCCGTAGCGAAGTTTGGTATCTTTGTCCTGCTTCGTGAATACGATATCGATGGACTGGTTCGCCTGGATGACCTTGGTAACGACAAGTGGGAATTCGACGAAGAAAATCTGCGCTTGATCGCGAAGCGTTCGGGAATGTCTTATAATATCGGTGACAACATCCGCATCCAAGTTTCCGCCGCTGATCCTGAACTGGGTCAAATTAACTTTGTTAAAGCTGGCATGGAAATCAAAGATGAAATGGACGAGGAATTTGACGACGAAACTGGCGAAGGTAAATCCCCAGCCGCTAAGTCTGCAGAAAAGTATTTGAATCGTCTGCGTAAAAAAGAAAAACAAAATAACGAATGGAGCGGAGAAGACCGCCGTCGTGGTGATGACCGTCGTCAGACGGATCGCCGTGGACCAAAGGACGAAAAGTCTTTCAGCGTTCGTGAAGATCGCAAAGGTCATAAGGACCAAAAAAATCGTCGCGATCAAGAACGCGGTGGCGGCCCTAAAAAGACTCAGAACGAAAACAGAAATCCAAATCAGAAATCACGCTATTTTGGTGATAAACGCGAAGAACAAGGTGGACGCGAAGAAAAGCAACAGAAAGCTTTCCAATTCCGCCCAGCCGGTGAAGACCAACAGAAAAAGGGACCGGATGAGAGTCTGCTCCGCATGATCTTGGGCCCCGCCGAGTTGCGCAAAGCCAATAGAGAAGACTCTCAGGACAAACCGAAATTAAGTAAGAAATTGCTGTTTGCCGAGCAAAGCAAACTTCGTGATAATGACGAAAACTCGGAGAAGAACAGTGACAGCCTTAAAGACCGGAAGCCAAATCGGAAAGACTCTAAAAAACGCGGCGAGACTTCGAACGATAGTCGGGGTGTTCGCAAAGCACGGGTTTCACAAGGTCGCGGAAAAGGTAAAACTCGGTAG
- a CDS encoding outer membrane beta-barrel protein codes for MRIFKLLAFMTLAASFANAADIGGITVNGEIAFDYNFLDVNSLPFSGSASNETYRINTSQILAKKETEQFYVLARLVYTPTTYVTATTPAEVKSTSNLGMLDQVEVYYKPLPNLYIGAGRFLTTMGYESVLRSENLFYGYSIAFQGITPGYGEGLRARYVMSDLLTATVSTYNQSKYNMYGDDYTPTKTTELSANGAFGDLQWFAAYYFGKDAALSPTTGTAENTSSNVWASYRINDSWMIAAMYDSKTYKPDNDVAGWSDDLGVVVNYKLWNNSFAARYEMVRGAMHLREFDTLVYGSADKVNSLTLNDKIELNPNLNVYLEYRADHADEKCFTDTDGNSTENAQLLTLGVLAKF; via the coding sequence GTGCGAATTTTCAAGTTATTGGCATTCATGACTCTTGCTGCTTCTTTTGCGAATGCCGCTGATATTGGTGGAATCACGGTGAATGGTGAGATCGCATTTGATTACAACTTTTTGGATGTCAATTCACTGCCATTTTCCGGCTCTGCTTCGAATGAAACTTACAGGATTAACACGAGCCAGATCTTGGCAAAAAAAGAGACAGAACAATTCTATGTTTTAGCACGCTTGGTTTACACACCAACAACTTATGTAACTGCGACAACACCTGCAGAAGTTAAGTCCACAAGCAACCTTGGAATGCTGGACCAAGTTGAGGTGTACTATAAACCTCTTCCGAATCTATATATAGGTGCGGGTCGTTTCCTGACGACAATGGGTTATGAATCTGTTTTGAGATCAGAAAATTTGTTTTACGGATACTCGATTGCATTCCAGGGAATCACACCAGGCTACGGCGAAGGCTTGCGCGCACGATACGTGATGAGCGACCTGTTGACGGCAACTGTTTCTACTTACAACCAATCTAAATACAATATGTACGGCGACGACTATACACCAACAAAAACGACCGAGCTTTCTGCGAACGGTGCGTTCGGTGACTTGCAATGGTTTGCTGCCTATTATTTCGGTAAAGACGCAGCCCTTTCACCGACAACAGGCACTGCGGAAAACACATCAAGCAATGTTTGGGCTTCTTACCGCATCAATGATTCTTGGATGATAGCAGCAATGTACGACTCTAAAACATATAAGCCTGACAACGATGTTGCGGGTTGGTCAGACGATTTGGGCGTTGTTGTTAACTATAAGCTTTGGAACAATTCCTTCGCGGCACGCTATGAAATGGTGCGCGGAGCAATGCACTTAAGAGAATTTGATACTCTTGTATATGGAAGTGCCGATAAAGTTAATTCTCTGACTTTGAATGACAAAATCGAGTTAAATCCGAACTTAAATGTATACCTAGAATACCGTGCCGATCACGCCGATGAAAAATGTTTCACCGATACCGACGGTAATTCAACCGAAAATGCCCAACTGTTAACACTGGGTGTTTTAGCAAAATTCTAA
- a CDS encoding methyl-accepting chemotaxis protein, whose translation MKNRSLNFKMIFVMGILLAGSLSITGIGLSKLGHMNDAIHALVHEKSARVSLIKDIRGLFYIQLINEKNYILVEDKKDVAIIEERMNKRHDELLKKIDELIAISTEVGKEELTKFKAVYGTWWENSQELRRHVQAGNKDEASKISTVANRDLRLNGEAIIDSTVDRNEKKMQEEVIHMSEQYKEARLMMLLATALSMIIGGGIAGIVLYKLSKSINGVISNLTLSSREVSSASDQIATAATELSEATTEQAASLEESVATIEELSSMVKINSENAAAAAKLSSDTSEIAKRGEGEMNALSQSMTDIAADSKKINDIIAVIDDIAFQTNLLALNAAVEAARAGEQGKGFAVVAEAVRALSQRSSAAAKDIGELIRSSVTRIDTGSGQAQKSAAVLAEILNSVIKVSALNQEISSASMEQSNGIEQISKALNQLDQTTQINAASSEEAAASSEELAAQAESLSNVIQELAYAIRGQSHAEQNEITVPQLSHNSTPLKRTELLEKAG comes from the coding sequence ATGAAAAACAGAAGTCTTAATTTTAAAATGATTTTCGTCATGGGAATCTTACTTGCAGGTTCCCTTTCTATCACTGGAATCGGGTTATCCAAGCTAGGACATATGAACGACGCAATTCACGCATTGGTTCACGAAAAAAGTGCCCGAGTCTCTTTAATCAAAGATATCCGGGGGTTGTTTTATATTCAGTTGATCAATGAAAAGAATTATATTCTGGTGGAAGACAAAAAGGACGTCGCGATTATTGAAGAGAGAATGAATAAACGTCACGACGAACTTTTAAAAAAGATCGACGAACTGATTGCGATCTCAACTGAAGTTGGAAAAGAAGAACTGACAAAATTCAAAGCCGTCTATGGTACCTGGTGGGAAAACTCTCAAGAACTTCGCAGGCATGTACAAGCCGGCAATAAAGACGAGGCCTCCAAGATCAGCACGGTCGCCAATAGGGACCTTCGTCTGAATGGTGAAGCTATTATTGATTCAACGGTGGACCGCAACGAAAAGAAAATGCAGGAAGAAGTTATTCATATGTCTGAGCAGTACAAAGAAGCTCGCCTTATGATGCTTTTGGCGACCGCTCTTTCAATGATCATCGGCGGCGGCATTGCTGGGATCGTCTTATATAAACTGAGCAAGTCGATCAACGGGGTGATTAGCAACCTCACTCTTTCTTCCCGAGAGGTTTCTTCTGCCTCCGATCAAATCGCCACGGCTGCGACAGAATTGTCCGAAGCTACGACCGAACAGGCCGCCTCTTTGGAGGAATCTGTTGCCACCATCGAGGAACTCTCATCGATGGTCAAAATTAATTCCGAAAATGCCGCTGCGGCAGCAAAGCTATCCAGTGATACCAGCGAAATAGCCAAACGTGGCGAAGGCGAGATGAATGCTCTTTCTCAATCCATGACGGATATCGCTGCGGATTCCAAAAAGATTAACGATATCATCGCGGTCATCGACGATATTGCCTTTCAAACGAACCTATTGGCCCTTAACGCAGCAGTTGAAGCCGCCCGAGCGGGAGAGCAAGGCAAAGGTTTTGCGGTCGTTGCAGAGGCTGTACGCGCGCTATCGCAACGAAGTTCAGCTGCAGCCAAAGATATTGGCGAATTAATCCGCTCCAGTGTCACACGAATTGATACTGGCAGCGGACAAGCCCAAAAAAGTGCGGCGGTCTTGGCCGAAATTCTAAACTCTGTAATAAAGGTATCTGCGCTAAACCAGGAAATTTCCTCAGCAAGTATGGAACAATCAAATGGCATTGAGCAAATCAGCAAAGCCTTAAATCAGCTTGATCAAACAACTCAAATCAACGCGGCATCATCCGAAGAGGCTGCTGCCTCATCAGAAGAGTTAGCCGCTCAAGCGGAAAGCTTAAGTAACGTTATTCAGGAACTCGCCTACGCAATTCGTGGCCAAAGCCACGCCGAACAAAACGAGATAACTGTGCCTCAGCTTTCGCACAATAGCACCCCTTTGAAACGCACCGAACTGCTTGAAAAGGCAGGCTAA